In Lycium ferocissimum isolate CSIRO_LF1 chromosome 11, AGI_CSIRO_Lferr_CH_V1, whole genome shotgun sequence, a single genomic region encodes these proteins:
- the LOC132036276 gene encoding large ribosomal subunit protein bL27c-like — MAVSLSLVGAFKGLSLSSNSFLRGDFGVLPVGPKFSVSLPLKSPLLTIESAHKKGAGSTKNGRDSPGQRLGVKIYGDQVAKPGSIIVRQRGTKFHPGKNVGLGKDHTIFSLIDGLVKFEKFGPDRKKISVYPREVPPENPNSYRNRKRESFRLQRERRKARREGVILQPQLVLASAAESSEANPSPTC; from the exons ATGGCAGTGAGTTTGAGTCTTGTTGGAGCATTCAAAGGACTCTCTTTATCTTCCAATTCTTTCCTTCGGGGTGACTTTGGTGTTCTTCCAGTTGGTCCCAAGTTCTCCGTTTCATTGCCGTTGAAATCACCATTACTGACAATTGAGTCAGCCCACAAGAAAGGAGCAGGTAGCACTAAGAATGGTCGAGATTCACCTGGACAGAGGCTCGGTGTCAAGATTTATGGTGACCAAGTCGCTAAACCAGGTTCTATAATCGTTCGCCAGCGCGGTACAAAG TTCCACCCAGGAAAGAATGTTGGACTTGGCAAGGATCACACAATCTTTTCTTTGATTGATGGACTAGTTAAATTTGAGAAGTTTGGGCCTGATAGAAAAAAG ATAAGTGTTTATCCACGTGAGGTGCCACCTGAAAACCCCAATAGCTATAGAAACCGAAAGAGAGAGTCGTTCAGATTACAGCGTGAACGTAGAAAGGCACGAAGAGAGGGCGTCATCCTTCAGCCTCAGTTAGTACTTGCTTCTGCTGCTGAATCCTCTGAGGCCAATCCCAGTCCCACTTGCTGA